The following proteins come from a genomic window of Acidimicrobiia bacterium:
- a CDS encoding HAD family hydrolase, translating to MIRLIAFDGDNTLWDFDAAMRTALQSTLEELWTVRPGPSTGALTVERMIAIRDRVATELQGRVADLAVVRHAAFERTLEEAGIDDPGLAARLNAMFFAVKEQHSVPFDDAAPALMLLSRRYRTALLTNGNTDPARYGLERFLDPIVLAANEGIAKPDPRIFRILLERSETPAAEAIYVGDSLSDDVAGAQATGIRGIWLNRSGRSNDTDIFPEAEVVSLAEVPEVVAAWE from the coding sequence ATGATCCGTCTCATCGCGTTCGACGGTGACAACACCCTCTGGGATTTCGATGCAGCGATGCGAACCGCACTGCAGAGCACCCTCGAGGAGTTGTGGACCGTTCGACCCGGGCCATCGACCGGAGCTCTCACGGTCGAGCGGATGATCGCGATCCGCGATCGTGTGGCAACAGAGTTGCAGGGGAGGGTTGCCGACCTGGCCGTCGTCCGGCACGCAGCCTTCGAACGCACTCTGGAGGAAGCCGGTATCGATGATCCCGGTCTGGCCGCCCGCCTGAACGCGATGTTCTTCGCCGTGAAGGAGCAGCACTCGGTACCCTTTGACGATGCCGCGCCCGCGCTGATGTTGCTGTCCCGACGCTACCGAACGGCGCTGCTCACCAACGGGAACACCGACCCCGCTCGATATGGATTAGAAAGGTTTCTGGACCCGATCGTCCTCGCCGCCAATGAGGGCATAGCCAAACCCGATCCCCGGATCTTTCGGATCTTGTTGGAGCGCTCGGAGACTCCTGCAGCCGAAGCCATATACGTTGGAGACTCGCTGTCCGACGATGTCGCCGGGGCGCAGGCCACCGGGATCCGGGGCATCTGGCTGAATCGTTCAGGCCGATCCAATGACACGGACATCTTCCCCGAGGCGGAGGTCGTGTCGCTGGCCGAGGTACCGGAGGTCGTTGCCGCCTGGGAATGA
- a CDS encoding Re/Si-specific NAD(P)(+) transhydrogenase subunit alpha has translation MIIGIPKTTEAGEHRVSLTPDVVARLTKEGHEVVVQSGAGTAAGFIDEAYEGSGASIGDAARAWSADVVCSVSFPSDEGASHLKPGAVVLGMLQPLDQPGRFPALASTGVTSIAFEAVPRTTRAQSMDVLSSQATVAGYQAVLMAADRLDKFFPMLTTAAGTIAPSKVLILGAGVAGLMAIATARRLGAIVFAFDVRAEAAEQVQSLGARFVSVEIEQQDSSATGGYAKEVAEDTQAKILAGLAKPVAEADVVISTAQIPGRPAPLLITRQMVESMRPGAIIIDLAAPTGGNCELTRAGESVVHSNVTIEGPTNLPSMAAGDASRMFGRNALALMKLFLTEEGLNIDFEDDIIEGSVITHGGAVVHPRVKSLLDGGGN, from the coding sequence ATGATTATTGGCATACCCAAGACCACAGAGGCCGGTGAGCATCGGGTGTCCCTGACTCCCGATGTTGTCGCCCGCCTGACGAAAGAAGGCCACGAGGTCGTCGTGCAGTCCGGAGCCGGAACGGCTGCCGGATTCATCGACGAAGCCTACGAAGGATCCGGCGCATCGATCGGCGATGCCGCCCGGGCCTGGTCGGCGGATGTTGTGTGCTCCGTATCGTTCCCGTCCGATGAAGGTGCTTCGCACCTCAAGCCCGGAGCGGTCGTACTCGGCATGCTGCAACCGCTCGATCAGCCCGGCCGGTTCCCGGCGCTCGCCTCGACCGGTGTGACCTCGATCGCATTCGAGGCCGTTCCCCGCACGACGCGCGCTCAATCCATGGACGTGCTGTCATCACAAGCGACGGTTGCCGGCTACCAGGCGGTCCTCATGGCTGCAGACAGACTCGACAAGTTCTTTCCCATGCTGACCACTGCGGCAGGCACAATCGCCCCATCGAAAGTGCTCATCCTTGGTGCAGGCGTGGCGGGCCTAATGGCTATCGCCACCGCTCGCAGGCTCGGAGCGATCGTCTTTGCCTTCGACGTCCGGGCAGAGGCCGCCGAGCAAGTCCAGTCTCTCGGCGCCCGATTCGTCAGCGTCGAAATAGAACAGCAGGATTCCTCCGCGACGGGCGGATACGCCAAAGAAGTCGCCGAGGACACCCAGGCGAAGATCCTGGCGGGCTTGGCCAAACCGGTCGCCGAGGCGGATGTCGTCATCTCGACGGCGCAGATTCCCGGGCGCCCTGCTCCGCTGTTGATCACACGGCAGATGGTGGAATCGATGCGTCCGGGAGCGATCATCATCGACCTGGCCGCCCCGACGGGCGGTAACTGCGAGTTGACCCGGGCCGGCGAATCGGTCGTTCATTCCAACGTGACGATCGAAGGCCCGACCAACCTACCCAGCATGGCTGCCGGAGATGCGTCGCGCATGTTCGGACGAAACGCGCTGGCCCTCATGAAGCTCTTCCTCACCGAGGAGGGATTGAATATCGACTTCGAAGACGACATCATCGAAGGCTCGGTCATCACCCACGGAGGCGCGGTCGTGCATCCACGGGTCAAGTCACTACTCGACGGAGGAGGTAACTGA
- a CDS encoding NAD(P) transhydrogenase subunit alpha — MELVISITVFVLAAFVGFEVITKVPPTLHTPLMSGSNAISGVTIIGALIVAGKADSTLGEVLAFLAVTMAMINVIGGFLVTDRMLEMFKKKER, encoded by the coding sequence ATGGAACTCGTGATCTCCATCACCGTGTTCGTCCTCGCCGCTTTCGTTGGATTCGAGGTAATCACCAAGGTGCCGCCCACGCTGCACACCCCATTGATGTCCGGATCGAACGCGATTTCAGGTGTCACGATCATCGGCGCTCTCATCGTCGCCGGAAAAGCAGACAGCACACTTGGTGAGGTGCTGGCATTTCTGGCGGTGACAATGGCAATGATCAACGTTATCGGAGGATTCCTGGTTACAGATCGCATGCTCGAGATGTTCAAGAAGAAGGAGCGCTGA
- a CDS encoding NAD(P)(+) transhydrogenase (Re/Si-specific) subunit beta yields the protein MSQEVSALIYLVAAALFIFGLKRLSSPATARSGNQMAAAGMAIAIIVTLTNSGISAWTIIAGIIVGSGVGAYLARTVEMTGMPELVAAFNGFGGGASVMVASAEFLQNPDPAVQTVVTIALSVVIGAITFSGSFMAWGKLNGKLPGQPFGYPAQKLIDPLIVAVIVLLGVLLVLDVGGSLVLWILLVLGLVLGITRVIPIGGADMPVVISLLNAFSGVAASMAGFVINENALIISGALVGASGLILTNIMVKAMNRSIANVLFAAFGGADSTGQGGTTSDKPVKAASAEDVAITMGYARSVIVVPGYGLAVAQAQHVLRELADLLEEKGVDVRYAIHPVAGRMPGHMNVLLAEADVSYDKLFALEDINGDFPRTDVALIVGANDVVNPAAREDETSPIYGMPILDVDFATTTVVIKRSLSPGFAGIDNPLFYNENNLMLFGDAKAAIQELVKAVAEL from the coding sequence ATGAGCCAGGAAGTCTCAGCTCTCATCTATCTCGTTGCTGCTGCGCTGTTCATCTTCGGTCTGAAGCGGTTGTCGTCACCGGCCACGGCCCGCTCCGGCAACCAGATGGCTGCCGCCGGAATGGCGATCGCGATCATCGTGACGTTGACCAACAGTGGCATCAGCGCCTGGACGATCATCGCCGGCATCATCGTCGGCAGCGGAGTCGGCGCCTACCTGGCCAGGACGGTCGAGATGACCGGAATGCCCGAGCTCGTCGCGGCTTTCAACGGCTTCGGCGGTGGGGCGTCGGTGATGGTCGCCTCGGCCGAGTTCCTACAGAACCCGGACCCTGCGGTACAGACCGTCGTGACGATTGCCCTCTCCGTGGTGATCGGTGCGATTACCTTCTCCGGCAGCTTCATGGCCTGGGGCAAGCTGAACGGAAAGCTCCCGGGACAACCGTTCGGCTATCCGGCCCAGAAGCTGATCGACCCACTCATCGTGGCGGTAATCGTCCTCCTCGGCGTCCTGTTGGTTCTCGACGTCGGCGGATCTCTGGTCCTGTGGATCTTGTTGGTACTCGGCCTGGTGCTGGGAATCACCCGTGTCATCCCTATCGGCGGGGCCGATATGCCGGTCGTCATCTCGCTCTTGAATGCGTTCTCGGGTGTGGCGGCGTCGATGGCCGGGTTTGTCATCAATGAGAATGCCCTGATCATCTCGGGCGCCCTCGTTGGAGCCTCCGGGCTGATCCTCACCAACATCATGGTGAAGGCGATGAATCGCTCCATCGCCAATGTTCTGTTCGCCGCCTTCGGCGGTGCGGATTCAACCGGGCAGGGTGGAACGACCAGCGACAAGCCGGTGAAGGCGGCTTCTGCTGAGGATGTTGCGATCACCATGGGATATGCCCGGTCTGTGATCGTGGTTCCGGGCTACGGCCTGGCGGTGGCGCAAGCGCAGCATGTGCTGCGTGAGTTGGCCGACCTCCTCGAAGAGAAAGGTGTCGACGTCCGGTACGCGATTCATCCGGTGGCAGGGCGCATGCCGGGCCACATGAATGTGCTGCTGGCCGAAGCTGATGTGTCGTACGACAAGCTATTCGCCCTGGAGGACATCAACGGGGACTTCCCCCGGACGGACGTAGCGCTCATCGTGGGAGCCAACGACGTCGTCAATCCGGCCGCCCGAGAGGATGAGACATCTCCGATCTACGGAATGCCGATCCTCGACGTAGACTTCGCCACCACCACCGTGGTGATCAAGCGGAGCCTATCGCCGGGTTTCGCCGGAATCGACAACCCCCTGTTCTACAACGAGAACAACCTGATGCTCTTCGGCGACGCCAAGGCCGCCATCCAGGAACTCGTGAAGGCGGTAGCTGAGCTCTAG
- a CDS encoding class I SAM-dependent methyltransferase, whose translation MSNFVSVNRRHWDAVTPGHVASDFYDVESFKAGRDTIDDVESGLVGGVVGMNLLHLQCHFGLDTMSWTRRGAIATGVDFSEVAISAATGLAFDLKLNTRFRVGNVLALDLGEEFDIVFSSHGVLGWLPELRSWARTVAKHLKPHGRFVLVDGHPVLWMFDDERSDGAMRLRYDYFSREALAFEETGSYADPHGPMTNTLERLHPIEDVLGALVTAGLTITGFREYDQIAWQAMPHMVQDQNGWWRLPADTPRIPLMFSVTATR comes from the coding sequence ATGTCGAACTTCGTTTCAGTCAACCGAAGGCATTGGGATGCCGTCACCCCTGGTCACGTTGCCTCCGACTTCTACGACGTCGAGTCCTTCAAAGCCGGCCGGGATACGATCGACGATGTGGAGAGCGGGTTGGTCGGAGGTGTTGTGGGTATGAACCTGCTTCATCTTCAGTGCCATTTCGGGCTCGATACGATGTCCTGGACCCGTAGAGGAGCGATCGCCACCGGCGTCGACTTCTCGGAAGTCGCCATATCTGCTGCAACCGGCCTGGCCTTCGACCTCAAGCTCAACACGAGGTTCAGGGTTGGCAACGTGCTCGCCCTCGATCTCGGCGAAGAGTTCGATATCGTCTTCAGTTCTCACGGTGTGCTGGGATGGCTACCCGAACTCCGTTCGTGGGCCAGGACCGTGGCGAAGCACCTGAAGCCGCATGGAAGGTTCGTTCTGGTCGACGGCCACCCGGTGCTCTGGATGTTCGACGATGAGCGAAGCGACGGGGCGATGCGCCTCCGCTATGACTACTTCTCGCGAGAGGCCCTCGCTTTTGAGGAGACCGGATCGTATGCCGATCCGCATGGACCTATGACCAACACCCTCGAACGGCTGCACCCGATCGAAGATGTCCTCGGTGCGCTTGTCACGGCCGGCCTGACGATCACAGGATTTCGGGAATACGATCAGATCGCCTGGCAGGCCATGCCCCATATGGTGCAGGATCAGAATGGATGGTGGAGGCTACCGGCGGATACGCCGCGCATCCCGTTGATGTTTTCTGTTACCGCCACCCGTTGA
- a CDS encoding methyltransferase domain-containing protein — MAVIPFYGADDPTMFEIERRAMDRPVSRDKPLPWVRGDAEHLPFFAAAVDGAYASWAYFFTSGGWDPTPGLNELHRVVKPGGPLLIVDNLGDDEFSAYVEGREAHCADIDRWQMFGFDCEVVDTVFAFDDLDEARMLLGFFFGEAGRSKPKLEVGFRVGLFIGNSAGV, encoded by the coding sequence ATGGCCGTCATTCCTTTCTACGGTGCCGACGATCCGACGATGTTCGAAATCGAACGTCGGGCGATGGACCGTCCGGTGTCCCGGGACAAGCCGCTGCCCTGGGTTCGCGGCGATGCAGAGCACCTGCCGTTCTTCGCCGCAGCCGTGGATGGTGCCTATGCGAGCTGGGCCTACTTCTTCACTTCCGGAGGGTGGGACCCGACGCCCGGTCTCAACGAGCTGCACCGCGTGGTCAAGCCCGGCGGACCTCTGCTGATTGTCGACAACCTCGGCGATGACGAGTTTTCCGCATACGTCGAGGGCCGAGAGGCACACTGCGCCGACATCGATAGGTGGCAGATGTTCGGATTCGATTGCGAAGTGGTCGACACAGTCTTTGCCTTCGATGACCTCGACGAGGCGCGCATGCTGCTTGGGTTCTTCTTCGGAGAAGCAGGCCGCAGCAAACCCAAGCTCGAAGTGGGCTTTCGGGTTGGATTGTTCATTGGAAACAGCGCAGGCGTGTAA
- a CDS encoding nitroreductase family protein, producing MHSIAEKQEFTLELSEILKKRRMVRNYTDEPVDRGAIERIVQTGRRAPSAGFTQGQSFVVVTDPSIRAEIAKLAGEPDYVEAGFDPWISRAPVHVIVCINEQDYHRRYREHDKAPDGDMLWPVPYWWVDAGASMMLVLLAAVEEGLAAGFLGVHSIPDLKALLAIPDEVEPIGVITIGHPAPDRKSGSLKRGWRPDTEIKHWQRWNSPGEGE from the coding sequence GTGCATAGCATTGCCGAGAAACAGGAGTTCACATTGGAATTGAGCGAGATTCTCAAGAAGCGCCGCATGGTGCGCAACTACACGGACGAACCGGTTGACAGAGGCGCCATCGAACGGATCGTCCAGACCGGCCGGCGTGCCCCGAGCGCCGGGTTCACCCAGGGCCAGTCGTTCGTCGTCGTCACCGATCCTTCCATCCGGGCTGAGATCGCAAAGCTGGCCGGTGAACCCGACTACGTCGAGGCCGGATTCGACCCGTGGATTTCGCGTGCGCCGGTCCACGTGATCGTGTGCATCAATGAGCAGGACTACCACCGGCGGTACCGGGAGCACGACAAGGCGCCGGACGGAGACATGTTGTGGCCGGTCCCCTACTGGTGGGTCGATGCCGGTGCGTCGATGATGCTCGTGCTTCTGGCAGCCGTCGAAGAAGGCCTGGCGGCGGGGTTTCTCGGCGTGCACTCAATCCCGGATCTCAAAGCGCTCCTGGCCATTCCGGATGAGGTTGAGCCGATTGGAGTCATCACAATCGGCCATCCGGCCCCGGATCGGAAATCCGGATCGCTCAAGCGAGGGTGGAGACCCGACACCGAGATCAAACACTGGCAACGCTGGAACTCACCCGGCGAAGGCGAGTAG
- a CDS encoding EamA family transporter, translated as MQRAGFCCERKARVRASPVQSAGKGAIIAWTAFVLVLAAALLHASWNLLVKASNDRLVAGWAQVFFGALVFLPFLLTVGIPWSAWPYFLVSGFIHVAYSLSLVTAYERADLSVVYPIARGAAPLFITVVAFAFLDDRPGVVGLGAILILTTGVLITGIPRGGGGSWWALVTAAFIATYTSIDGAAVRWLGESFAYTITVFVTGALLFTPIVVWSHGWARLGTAVRREQWRYVFAGIASAGAYGLVLVAARSAPLGLVAAVRETSVVFGALGGWLILKEPLGARRLRAAALIAAGLVLLAFAG; from the coding sequence ATGCAGAGGGCAGGCTTTTGCTGTGAGCGGAAGGCCCGGGTGCGGGCGTCACCCGTACAATCCGCTGGGAAAGGAGCCATCATCGCCTGGACCGCCTTCGTGCTGGTGCTCGCCGCCGCGCTGTTGCATGCCTCTTGGAATCTGCTGGTCAAGGCGAGCAACGATCGCCTGGTGGCCGGATGGGCGCAGGTGTTCTTCGGCGCACTGGTGTTCCTGCCGTTTCTGCTGACGGTTGGAATTCCCTGGAGTGCGTGGCCCTATTTCCTTGTTTCCGGGTTCATCCATGTCGCCTACAGCCTGTCGTTGGTGACGGCGTACGAGCGGGCGGACCTATCGGTCGTTTACCCCATCGCCCGGGGGGCGGCGCCCCTATTCATCACCGTGGTTGCCTTTGCCTTCCTCGATGACCGACCGGGCGTGGTCGGCTTGGGGGCCATCCTGATACTGACTACCGGTGTTCTGATCACCGGCATACCGCGGGGCGGTGGCGGGTCCTGGTGGGCATTGGTCACTGCAGCATTCATCGCCACCTACACCAGTATCGACGGCGCCGCCGTGAGGTGGCTTGGGGAGAGCTTCGCATACACGATCACGGTGTTTGTGACCGGTGCCCTCTTGTTCACGCCGATCGTCGTCTGGTCGCATGGGTGGGCGCGACTCGGGACTGCAGTGCGAAGAGAGCAGTGGCGGTATGTCTTTGCCGGTATCGCTTCGGCGGGCGCCTACGGACTCGTCTTGGTCGCGGCGCGGTCTGCCCCGCTCGGGCTGGTGGCCGCCGTTCGGGAAACGTCTGTCGTGTTCGGCGCGCTCGGTGGATGGTTGATCCTCAAGGAACCTCTGGGCGCCCGGCGCCTGCGGGCCGCTGCTCTGATCGCGGCCGGCCTGGTTCTACTCGCCTTCGCCGGGTGA
- a CDS encoding cobalamin-dependent protein (Presence of a B(12) (cobalamin)-binding domain implies dependence on cobalamin itself, in one of its several forms, or in some unusual lineages, dependence on a cobalamin-like analog.), which translates to MSSEQIASVRLAVTASLIEGDAGGAFHLIQSLLEQGIPFDVVLFDIVAVAYSDFGRRWQAGDYRIGDEHAATGTVENLLALLAGSFDLPDDGEPVVLAAAEGDHHSLPVRLASAHLLSLGYRVRYLGSNMEANDLGAYLLDEPPKALILSCAIPTLLPGARAGIRAAHGAGVPILGGGSGFGPNGIWAYAVGADAWVASPREIDEVLRTWEPDIETAEQMVLPAPPEMAVIERHRHDILAAAIAALDNPDRRLVDELSLLLDAVESTLLVDDPSLLSHFTTWQSSMLSSHGFAEQTPAQLRRALSVRLRELAPAAADLLNQHPFEPPPAAPL; encoded by the coding sequence ATGAGTTCCGAGCAGATCGCTTCAGTGCGCCTGGCCGTCACGGCGTCACTGATCGAAGGCGATGCGGGAGGCGCGTTCCATCTCATCCAGAGTCTCCTCGAACAGGGCATCCCGTTCGACGTCGTCCTCTTCGACATCGTCGCCGTTGCCTACTCCGACTTCGGTAGAAGATGGCAAGCAGGCGACTATCGGATCGGCGACGAGCATGCAGCAACCGGTACCGTCGAGAACCTGCTCGCCCTGCTGGCCGGATCGTTTGATCTGCCGGATGATGGCGAACCCGTGGTCCTCGCTGCGGCAGAAGGCGACCACCATTCACTGCCGGTCAGGCTCGCTTCTGCTCATCTGCTGTCCCTCGGGTACCGGGTGCGCTATCTGGGATCGAACATGGAAGCCAACGATCTGGGCGCGTATCTCCTGGATGAACCACCGAAGGCCCTGATCCTGTCTTGCGCCATACCGACACTCCTCCCCGGGGCGCGGGCCGGCATTCGGGCGGCTCATGGCGCTGGAGTGCCGATATTAGGTGGCGGCTCCGGGTTCGGACCGAACGGAATCTGGGCGTACGCCGTCGGTGCCGACGCCTGGGTCGCTTCGCCACGCGAGATCGATGAAGTCCTGAGAACCTGGGAGCCGGATATCGAGACCGCCGAGCAAATGGTGCTCCCCGCGCCGCCGGAGATGGCGGTGATCGAGCGGCACCGCCACGACATCCTGGCGGCCGCAATCGCCGCACTGGACAACCCGGACCGCCGGTTGGTCGACGAACTCTCCCTTCTGCTTGATGCCGTGGAATCCACGCTGCTGGTCGATGACCCGTCGCTTCTCTCCCACTTCACGACATGGCAATCCTCGATGTTGTCTTCGCACGGGTTCGCCGAACAGACGCCGGCGCAGCTGCGACGAGCGCTGTCCGTCCGTCTGAGGGAGCTGGCTCCCGCTGCTGCCGATCTGCTTAATCAGCACCCCTTCGAGCCTCCGCCAGCCGCCCCACTGTGA
- a CDS encoding thioesterase family protein codes for MNEAIYLRDGDWFVPTRFAGGPWSADAQHGGPPSALLGGAMERIEPAEMFLARITIELLRPVRMVPHRVEVEMFRPGKRVQLIGARLLSAEGEVARATALRIRADDEIDPGPPLHAEPPPDPPEEGIERAAFAGFPHFFADAVEVRYLAGGADIAGPATAWIRLAIPLVDGEEPSQLQRVVVAADTGNGISSELDFREYVFINPDLTVYLHRALIGEWVLLNAVTDISSGTGLAQSALSDQHGAIGRSLQALYVNHQRR; via the coding sequence GTGAACGAGGCCATCTACTTGCGCGATGGCGACTGGTTCGTGCCGACCCGGTTTGCGGGCGGGCCCTGGTCGGCTGATGCGCAACACGGTGGACCTCCCAGCGCCCTGCTGGGCGGAGCGATGGAACGCATCGAGCCGGCGGAGATGTTCCTCGCGCGCATAACCATCGAGTTGCTCAGGCCGGTTCGGATGGTTCCGCACCGTGTTGAGGTTGAAATGTTTCGACCGGGGAAACGAGTTCAACTCATCGGTGCCCGATTGCTGTCGGCCGAGGGTGAGGTCGCCAGAGCCACCGCGTTGCGGATCCGGGCAGACGACGAGATCGATCCCGGGCCGCCACTTCATGCGGAGCCACCACCCGACCCGCCCGAAGAAGGCATCGAACGGGCGGCCTTTGCCGGGTTCCCGCACTTCTTCGCCGATGCCGTCGAAGTTCGCTACCTGGCCGGCGGCGCCGACATTGCCGGACCGGCAACCGCGTGGATCCGATTGGCGATCCCTCTGGTTGATGGCGAAGAGCCCAGCCAATTGCAGCGAGTGGTCGTTGCCGCCGATACCGGCAATGGAATCAGCTCAGAGCTTGATTTCCGGGAATACGTCTTCATCAATCCGGACCTAACGGTTTATCTCCATCGGGCTCTTATCGGCGAATGGGTGTTGTTGAATGCCGTGACGGACATCTCATCCGGCACCGGCCTCGCTCAATCAGCCCTATCGGATCAGCACGGCGCAATAGGGCGGTCACTCCAGGCGCTGTACGTCAACCACCAACGCCGCTAG
- the menC gene encoding o-succinylbenzoate synthase produces MKISAVELRLLSTKLIEPFNTSYGSIVDRTPIIVRVFGEGYEGWAECPADVAPSPDRNPVAVAWSALEYRLSGQVLGFEIGHPVDLNLDQSLPRPAIAALEMAVWDLHARSLGLPLWHVLQGTQRPVAAGVVVGIADSLPDFLEVVARRVDEGYRRVKVKIRPGWDLEPLQLIRSGWPGLAVSADANGAYSSLDTTHLQALDEFDLQYLEQPFPAPDIEEHARLAETISTPVCLDESLQDRSSVHAALSLHPGFVINAKPSRLGGHVETLAVHRLAVDADADLWCGGYLETGIGRAHLVAVATLPGFTLPGDISASARYWERDLTQPSWTLSEGALHPATAPGIGVEVDIGLLERLTTRRIFLEV; encoded by the coding sequence GTGAAGATATCTGCCGTTGAATTGCGCTTGCTCTCCACCAAGCTGATCGAACCGTTCAATACCTCGTACGGTTCGATCGTCGATCGGACACCCATCATCGTGCGCGTGTTCGGCGAAGGCTACGAGGGATGGGCCGAGTGCCCGGCAGATGTGGCGCCGTCCCCGGATCGCAATCCGGTGGCCGTTGCCTGGAGTGCGCTGGAATACCGGTTGTCCGGGCAAGTGCTCGGCTTCGAGATCGGGCACCCGGTGGATCTCAACCTGGACCAATCGTTGCCGCGACCGGCTATCGCCGCGCTGGAGATGGCGGTGTGGGATCTCCATGCACGATCGCTCGGCCTTCCCCTCTGGCACGTACTGCAAGGAACTCAGCGCCCCGTCGCAGCCGGTGTCGTAGTCGGGATCGCCGATTCGTTGCCGGACTTCCTCGAAGTGGTCGCCCGGCGCGTCGACGAAGGCTATCGGCGTGTGAAAGTGAAGATCAGACCGGGTTGGGATCTCGAACCGCTTCAGCTGATCAGGTCCGGCTGGCCCGGACTGGCCGTCTCGGCCGATGCCAACGGGGCCTATTCATCACTTGATACGACGCACCTGCAGGCCCTCGATGAGTTCGATCTTCAATACCTGGAGCAACCATTTCCGGCGCCGGACATCGAAGAACACGCCCGGCTGGCCGAGACGATCTCCACTCCCGTCTGCCTCGATGAATCACTCCAGGATCGGAGCAGCGTCCACGCCGCGCTCAGCCTCCACCCCGGATTTGTGATCAACGCCAAGCCGTCCCGTCTCGGGGGTCACGTCGAGACGCTGGCGGTGCACCGCCTCGCAGTGGATGCAGATGCTGATCTGTGGTGTGGTGGATACCTGGAAACCGGCATCGGGCGGGCCCATCTCGTGGCGGTGGCAACCCTCCCGGGCTTCACCCTCCCCGGGGACATCTCCGCCTCGGCACGCTACTGGGAACGTGATCTCACACAACCTTCGTGGACTCTCAGTGAGGGCGCACTGCATCCGGCCACGGCTCCCGGCATCGGCGTCGAAGTCGATATCGGGTTGCTCGAGCGTCTGACGACTCGCAGAATCTTCCTCGAAGTGTAA
- a CDS encoding sigma-70 family RNA polymerase sigma factor encodes MEWPPSAGTVDRCREGDREALTLVLRGGFPRLVAFFIGAGVSPGEADDLAADSCEGFVKNISKLRETGAFEAWFWAIARAKLRTWIRKRRRPGRFEPVGAAGITPAEAVVEGEEHADITRALQHLSPKDRQLLWLREVEGLSYEEIGGRLRTAAGTVRVACHRARKRLETAYEEVAGEQPEPG; translated from the coding sequence TTGGAATGGCCTCCCAGCGCCGGCACGGTCGATCGATGCCGGGAAGGCGATCGGGAAGCGCTCACTCTCGTTCTCCGGGGTGGGTTTCCTCGCCTGGTCGCCTTCTTCATCGGTGCGGGGGTATCTCCCGGCGAGGCCGACGACCTGGCAGCCGATTCGTGTGAGGGTTTCGTCAAGAACATCTCGAAACTGCGGGAAACCGGGGCGTTCGAAGCATGGTTCTGGGCGATCGCTCGCGCCAAGCTGCGGACGTGGATTCGCAAACGACGCAGACCGGGCCGGTTCGAGCCGGTCGGCGCGGCCGGCATCACACCCGCCGAAGCGGTGGTTGAAGGCGAGGAGCACGCCGACATAACCAGGGCGCTGCAACATCTGTCACCCAAGGACCGCCAGCTGCTGTGGCTGCGAGAGGTCGAAGGGCTGTCGTATGAAGAGATCGGTGGACGGCTCCGCACGGCGGCGGGTACGGTGCGTGTCGCGTGTCACCGAGCCAGGAAACGGCTCGAGACCGCCTACGAAGAGGTGGCAGGCGAGCAACCGGAGCCCGGCTAA